The Tachysurus fulvidraco isolate hzauxx_2018 chromosome 26, HZAU_PFXX_2.0, whole genome shotgun sequence genome segment tttacattaaggTATGAATGAAAATCTTTAATCGCATCCTTCTTATGGACTTCATGAAAAAAGAAGACAGATATTACGGTATTGCTCATTGTTCATCTGTTGCtcaatattttttcaattacaaaaaaaaaattaaaaattctaaaagcAATGTTTGATTTGTTTACCAAGTAAACAATAGctaagaataaaaaatttaaactttttttttaaaatataaattatttgcaATGTCCAATAATAGTAAAAAGTAATTCATTGGCGATGAAGCTGTTGATGAAGTTGGTTATTATAGTGGTTATGATGATTGACTGAAGGTAGGACTGTTCCTACAGAATGTAGAACCCTGTGTATTTaaagttgtgctcaaaagtttgcacaccctgaaagaaattgttaaacattgccATTAATTAGGAAAATgtgactgataatgcaaaagatttttttcttatttaaagatAGTAGTCTCGTGATTAATTACCACATAGTTGttgaagtctttttttaaaacccaatgataactgaaatcacctaaacaaccctgatcaaaagtttacatatccttgaatgtttggtcacataataaacacactgGTTGACACACAaaggtttaaatggctattaaagggaGGCATAAATATTCAGTGAGTTTCTCGGCTaatgaggtgatgcactgattTGGCTGGATGCTGTACCATGGAAGAGACAAAGGAACTGCCAATGGACCTGCGTGATAAGGTAGtttaactttataaagcaggaaaataatataaaaagatctcaacacttgaaaatgccagtcagtactgtttaaactctgataaagaggtAGAAAATAAGAGCTTCTGTAAGCCACAGTCAAGGTAGACCAAGAAAGATTTTACACACTACTGCCAGAAGAATTATACAAACAACTTTGAGAGAAATAAAGGCTGCTCTGGGAATAAAGTGGTGGTGTTGTTTAaaggagcacaataaggaggTACTTACACAAGTGACCTGCATGGTCAAGTTGTCAGGAAAATGCCTTTCCTGCCcccatgccacaaaaaggccCACCTTCAGTACACAAGACAGCACCTAGACaagcctcacagcttctggagcagagtcatatagagtgatgagaccaaaatgtaattttatagtcacaaccataaacgCTATGTTTTGGAGAGGAGTCAACAAGGCCTACAgtgaaaagtacaccatccccactgtaaagcatggtgacGGAGCTcttatgttttggggctgtCTGAGCTCCTAGGCACGGGGAAGTTATTAAAAATcgatggcaagatgaatgcagcatgttatcagaaaatcctggcagacaatttgcattctacagtATGAAAGCTGCACATGGGACGATCCAAAGCACAAGACAAGGTTGACTctccaatggctacagcagaaaaaggtaaaggttctggaggccatcacagtctcctgacctcaatattagaatcagaatcaggtttatttgcCAAGCGTGTTGACACACACATGgcatttggttccagctgttgaTAAGCTGTTTTGCTAAAAAGAATGAGCAGCtataccacctgagagaattaaggacctcatgcacaattattacaaaatactgcatgccatcattgatgaTAAAGGGGCAATACACCATATAAAgaactaaaggtatgcaaacttttatgttttgtttgatgattatGACCTTtttatgccttacatattaacATGAGTcctattagaaataaaatacatttgttttgcctCCTCACTcatgtttctaaaaaaaaaaaaaaaaggtacacatCCCAAATTTTCCCAAGGTATGCACACTTTTATGCacaactgtatgtgtgtgtgtgtgtgtaatgaggtTATATGAGTAGTCACACATAATGATAGCACATCATACAAGAACATAACACCAAAGTCCAGCTTTGCATTACCACTGAGTGCTCTTATAAGAAAACAGGATTTAAATAGATCAGGgtttaataaagtttaaatagAAACTAATTGCAATTAGTGTAAAATGATAGGAAAGGTCTCTTTTGTTAAAAACTTTTATATCTGTCTTCTGtctgatgatttatttattttttttatttgtctttacatttttatttgacttcACAGTCACTGTATATAAAGACCAACATGATGTAGGCTTTATGTAGTGACTTGGACATTGGTCTCTTGGCCACCTTTTGTAAAAATagcatttgtgtttgtcttttctttttgcatATCCAAAAGTAATCCCTTCTTCTAGAAAACAGCTGACTCATTGGTCACAATGCACAAATGAAGCCAACTAGAAGCAAAGGCCTagccttattaaaaaaaaaaaaaaaaaaaaaaaggatgagatGATCTTTTGTCTCAATCTTCACTCTGGGGTTTCAATATCCTTTTCATTTGGACTCGATCTTCACCTGATCTCGACTTTAGCCCTACTGTGActaaatatttattactttaattgtatttttttagaatacttttttaatcactaaaacatttttaaatgttaaagattCTAAATAGATTTTTCCAAAACACTGGGGCGCTCACATGAAGGCAGTCATTACCATACAGTTCAGTTAACTCCCATTCACACAAACTATCCTCTTGCTggatataatacaaaaaaaaaaaagtgtctgttGTCGTGCCAGCTTTCATCAACCATCGGCGGTCATGCGAATGAAGATTCTATAACTGTGGACTTCCTGCATGCTCCAATAAGCATCGCTAACCTATCTGCTTCCTGTTTTTAATCAGCTCTGATGACAGACACCCTGCCTACAAGACATGCACATACAAATCCATCAAAGGCCACTTTGTGTACAAAACACAGAAAGACCCAAAAAGGCCAAATCCTCAAAGCACACACTACTGACCTCCTTATTCCACAGCACTGTGGAGGATTAGAAGGCAAAATAATTGTAGGTGGTTTCGATTGTATAAAGTTAAACTGCAATTTAGTTCATTTACAAAGACTGTAAATTAAACTGATGGTAATGTGACAACTTTCAGAATTGTGGGAGCTCAGAAACATGTGCTTGACATATTTTGCTCATAATGTTTTTAAGTTATGACTGCAGTCAGTTTTGGATAATTCGCTATGCCAAAAGCTGTAAAGTTCCAACAGTTTTTTCTGCAAATTTTCCAATGCTATAAAACtaatttggtcattttttttttctaaaacccCAAACTGCTTCAGAAAGAAGACACAACCATAAAATGATCTCCCTTCTAAGAAAGACAGTAAAACTGCGTACTGTATAAACCTTAGTTGTGAAACTACCAATGCAACAACATAATACTCATGACAAGTCCTTCCAGAACCActatttcttctctcttttgcCTTACAAGGTAATTTCTAGattatatccacacacacacacacacacacacacacacacacacacacacacacacacacacacacacacacacacacacacacacttaatcacCATGTATGGCACTTGCAAATCTTTACCATGGAATCCACGATAATTgcaaacaaattaatttgttcTAACCATTTATCTGTTTAATAGCTGCATGTTTTATTCTAAATGGAAATTAGTTATATCGGGTCTGATGTGAACTCAGAAATTGTACcaacctgttagttcctcagttgtttaattccactcgactacaaaaggttatagaaaggacattatttacattgacattatttcctgtcaccCAAACGATgacgaggttcccttctgagtctggttcctctcaaggtttcttcttcacatcatcacatggagtttttccttagcacagtcacctctggcttgctcattagggacacattttatagatatatagtaacttcattttaaatgttaacatttttattctgtttctatactcaTGCACGGCTGCTTTGAGAcacattgttaaaagcgctatacaaataaattgcaatgaattgaattgaacatcaAGACTTAAAAAACACTACAGTTTACATCAGACAGCTGTACACATTATCACGGATCCGATAATAAACtaaggggaaaaaagtaaataaaaatcttatacTGCAATTTGATTAAATAGTTGAATCCCGAGCAAGTTCTAGTTTTAGACTCAATGTCCCAAAGTCACAACTAAATCTCTCCCATTGTCATAAATCATGACTTTATACAAAGgctaaaattcattcattcataattcACACAGCAACCTTAAAGCGAGGTGCCAGACTTAGAGAGGTGCATATTATTATAAAGCGATTATTTTGATCTGGAAACCGGATTCATTTTCAAGCAAACGTAAGATACTTTGTGTTTTAGAACGATGTACTGTACTTACttcctctcctgtcaatcacaggaGCACTAGCTAACAATCAGGGTATCTGTGAGTTCACGTATGCAGAAGGGGGTGTGTAGCGCTTTACTCTGAGAGTCGTGCTGCTCCATGATGCAACATCAGCAGATTGAAAAGATGTGTTTTGGAGACTTAACGTGACTCTGAGGAAGCATGTGTTAAAACTTCAGCTTCCTGAGTTAGCCGATGTTTAACAAACGAGTGGGAAATAGTCGAGAATAAATtctggttaaaataaaaattaaaattaaaaacccACCCTACCCTCAACCCCCacttatacacatatataataacaagaaacatttaaaacaggTCCAGACACCACACTGACAAGCCGCTCAGTACACTTCCTTACTAATAGATTACGGTTATAAGAAAAGTTGCCAGTTTTATTGCCGTTATTAAATTCCATGTGCTGTTGTTAGACAACagaatcatttttaaacataaaatatataattgtaaGCACACACTTTTTCTTAAACCTCACCGTTATAGCTAAAGGTTGCTGCTAAAATTTATCAAAGAAAAATTCCAAAACAAAACTATTGACAAATTTGAATTTTCTCCAAACAAATCTAGATTTCAACAATCTAAACCTAGCACAATTTTTCAAATTGAATTTCAGACTTTTGCATAGAGGTTTGTAAATATACACCAAAGACATAAGAAATTCAAAGCAATGGAAATCAGGATAATTATTTATTCTAACTTGCAGTAATGATCTTGAATGAGTTAAGAACAGTGTGAAACTGTCCTTAAGTGTGTATATTATACATGAAAAGGTTAACTGAAAGCACGAGAGCACGCACGATGTCATGTCTTGCTACGTTTTCATTAACACTGGTGTTAAAGAAACATCTTCAACTTGAAACATAAGGCTGAACTCCCCAGACTTGACAGTGAATCCAGACGATCTGTGAGCTTATTGTTTCATCTGATCATTAGAACCGTAGTTGGAATATAATTTCAGACAAAAGTCCAAGAAGCTGCAGGGACATGGACAATAACAGATTGGACATAATGATGTGGTTGAGAGGATCATTACGTAAATCTGGTTCTATAATCATGCACAATCCACTGGGAATCATCCCTAGTTATTCTTCTGTAAAAAATAAGATATATGTGAATGTATGAGACCTCAGACACTGAGGCTAAATCCCAAATGGCTCCAAATTTGAAGCAAGAATATTATACAGAACATAGTGATTTGGTGATTAAAGCAAGTACCCCAAAACTCTTTCAATTAAAGATGGATGATTGCAAGAACGGTTTTAAAACATTGGATCAAATCTGTTAACACTAGTGTTAAACAATTCACTACGTCAAATCTGTCACAACTGCTTGTTTATCTTACCGAGTTTATCTAGTAAAAATACTtggattttacatttacatttctggcatttatcCAGACTACactatccagagtgacttacattttatttccttttatacacctgggcaattgagggttaagggccttgctcaggggcccaacagtggtagcttggtggatcGGGGacttgaactcatgaccttctgatcagtagtccaacaccttaaccacttagcTACCACGTTCCCTCAACAATGATTAGAAATGTACAGATTTTCCTGAGCCAATTGTAGTGAGATAAAATGGTACACTTGGGGTTACTTTAAGGTGGAAACTGCTGGAGATGGGAGGAAGGGATTGACAAAACTGGAGAAGAATCATTTTCATATACCCTAATTAGTACGTCTGTAGAAAGTAAAGTGTCATTTGGGATCCAGTCCAAGACTATGGCATTAGATATTTCCTTCCTATTCATCAGAGGACGCTAATAAGAATGTAAGCCATTTGTCCTTGAGAGGTCGCACGGTGACAGCATATTCAGTGTGTGCCCTTCTGCACCATCTGTGTGAAGCGGTTTGTGATGGCGAGAGTGGTATCAATGAAGCGCTCCACACAGCTCACGAGACATGCTTCAGTGCGCGAGTCCAGTTTTGAGCTCGGCTTATCGATGCATTTGTCCCAACAAACGTCGGTGAAGTTGTGCACctgtaaatacacaccgtctcagCATCAATTCAAACAGGACGTTCTGATCAAATCCGATCAAAGCAAGGtcaattatttgtatatttaacatattttgtaGCAAAACATATGCTGCACGTGAGTTTCTACCTGGTTACAGGATCGGATCATGATCAGTACCGGATCATTATCAGTATATAATcattatcagtatcagtataGAATCATTATCGGTATAGGATcattatcagtatcagtatcagcaCAGAATCATTTATCatcagaatagaatagaatcatTATCGTCTCATTATCAGAACAGAATCCTTATCATTATCAGTATCAGAATACGTAGAATAGAATCATTAtcagaatagaacagaatcaTTATCAGTAGAAGATCATTATCAGTATCGAATCATCAGTATTGGCTCagtatcatttacatttacggcttttagcagacacccttatacagagtgacttacaatttattataatttaaaaaactgagcaattgagagttaagggccttgctcaggagcccagaagtggcagcttggtggacctgggattcaaactcatgaccttccggtcagtagtccatcaccttaaccacttagcTACCACGTCCCCGGTATCAGTATCGGCTCAGTATCGGCTCAGTATCAGTATAGAATTAGGATCATTATCagatcattatcattatcagtaTCGAATCAGTATCATTATCAGTATCGAATCATTATCAGTATCGGCTCAGTATCATTATCAGAATCGAATCATTATCAGTATCGGCTCAGTATCATTATCAGAATCGAATCATTATCAGTATCGGCTCAGTATCATTATCAGGTGCCGGCAGTAATGAGTTAAGATATCCGGGTTCAGCAGATCCCTCTTTCTCTAGTGAGTGTCTGCAGTTAAAGTGTTAAGGTAACAAACCTGAGCCTGAAACTGAGCTTTTTGTTGTTCCACAGCGATCAGACGCTGAAGTTCAGCAGCCTCGGCGTTTTCCGGCGAACCCATTGACGGCCTGTCGAAACTACTGAAATCTGCCATTTTCCGTTTATGCAATATTTTATAAACCAAGAACGAGCTGGTTGACAAAAGTCACCTCAAAGGGCAAAGCACAGCGAACACAAGCATGCAACCTGGAAAGACTTCCGCAGCCGGCGGAAATGACGTCAAACCCACGCGCTCGACCAGCCCAAAAACATAAAcgaaatatttatgttttaataaaattaagcaAAGAATGACGTGTTACGTAAAATCTCCACAGTTTTGTTCTCGTATATTTTCGTGTCTCAATTCCATGTAATTATATTGACCTTCAAGTTCATACTTCTTTATTCCGCTAGATGGCAGaaaatgaaaagtaaagaaaaacattggGCCATGCGTTTGGTATAAGGGCCATAGAAAGGAAATCACGTGGTGTTATTTACAGTATTGCGATGCGAGAACGCGTCCGCCATATTGGAAAGGAACACTTGagcagaatcaggtttattggccgagtgtgtagacacacacaaggaatttggttccagctgttggtgactcacaaaagtacagacataaataacactatacatttagcttggactaaacaggacaaaaacagacaaaacaagacaaaacagactatacaagagaaaacagacaagacgacaaaacagactatgcaagacaagacaaaacaaaacagactatgcaagacaaaaacagacaagacaaaacaaaacagactatacaagacaaaaacagacaagacaaaacagactatacaagacaaaaacagacaagacaaaacaaaacagactatacaagacaaaaacagacaaggctgtacaagacaaaaacagacaagacaaaacagactatacaagacaaagacagacaagacaagacaaaacagacaatgtGCGACAATATAGACAATGCCAGATAATATAGACAGTTcgaatattaaatatgaatacagaatatatgacagatcagttatgtacataaagtgtgagaagtgtgtggtagtgcaaataacagtattgtgcaatattttgatttgtacaatatacagcagcagtagtgtgtgtattatataccATGATGTGATGattgacagtcctgataatgcagcacttatagatatgaagcagggaatttAATTATTGTGatttgttaatcagggtgataagGGGCCTGGGAAAGAAACTATTCCagtgtgtctggcagttttggtaaacaaagctctGCAGTACCTGTCAGGACACATAATAAAATCTCCCATAATGAACTGATTCGTTGCACACATCATAAATTCAAACTGAACACATTAGCTAAATTTAACATGAGTGCCACCTCAAGCTTACCTTCTGGCTAAGATAACTTCCATTCCTTCCATAATCATATCCAAAACATTTATGCTAGTGCTACTCAATTAtagatcaacacacacacacacacacacacacacacacacacacacacacacacacacacacacacacacacacacacacacacacacacacacacaatgcatatCTAATTTTACGTATACTaccaaatgtaattaaaaatgagCTAAATCTCTGTCTTGTAGTAAACAGTGGTTCAACAAAATACAACATcctgctttattttgttttctggtttgttattttgttttgcacttcttggcCACCATAGATTTCCAACCAAAtctacaaagtttttttttttttaagcaaagtTTAATAGCATTTCTAAAACCCTGGATGTTCCCAGAAGTACAGTGGACTCCATAATTGTAAAATGGAAGAAGTTAGGGACAACCAGGACTCAAAAACTCAGGAATCCAAAATCAAAAACCGGGCTAGAGGTCCTTGGTCAGGGACATTAAAGCATGAGGAAAAATATTCTCTGGTCTAATGAGACAAAAATTGAGCTCTTATGGTGGTTTAAATTAGCCTCCAATTTCAGAAATATGTTTTTCCTATATGTTTATTCCACTTTAGTCCAATTTGTTGAATGGAAGACTCATACTGTATCTCCATAACCATGTTTCCCAGTGTATCTAAAGCACAGTGGAAGggataacatttaaaataacaattcatttacaacaaacaagcaaaaaaaataaagcatttcctGTACAGAACACACCCACTTCTTTGGTGAAtggaaaagcatctcagaaagcgTAGCATGCCAAAGCGGATTGGTCAGAAAAGCAAAACTCCATATCAGGTTCCATAAACCTCAACCAAGAACAGTAATCTGAGACTGCAGTGGGCACAGGCTCAAcaaaactggacagctgaacaCTGGAAAGTCATGCCTGTTCTTTCCGGTCTACATGAAGTTAGGCTGCAGATAAACAAGCTGctgaaaatgagtgagtaattCTAAATACAAACTTGTGTACTATGTTACTGTCTGAAGAAGTAaccattataaaaacaaaatatcaaaatataacATATTTTAATAGATTATTTAATCAATAAATGCTGATGGGATATGCTgtcatagaaaaataatcaacagggTGTGATACATTCccatcttgatttttttttttaatctaaatttaTTAGCACTTTGCATTGTTTTTTCCTCaattacagaaaagaaaacatgcttTTAATCAGTTTGTAGCTAGAGTTAATATTGTGGAACTTctgtaaaacaaaattaattctTATTATCATTTATGTTTTAGCAGGATTTAGCAATCATGTCCTGATCTGATTTTGATAATCTGACAAAAAAAGGATCTTAATATtatgacaaatattaaatattagagcTGGGGCTGTAGAGTGCTGCATTACAAGCAACAGAATCTGAACAGagactttatatacagtatccaCTGTatatgcatccatccatccatctatccatcttctGTACCACTAAATCTACACAGTGTTGCAAGAATATTGGAGCCTATACGCAGGGCCGCTGAATTGGGTACCAACTCATGACTACTGTGCtgtgtatgtattttaataaaaacatatcagggctgtcaagtgtcacgcattgagagtgactgTCAcccatttgggtcttttgtcacgctctcccgccacacatcttattgctcacacagaaaaacattttgactatttattatatatttaataagctgcagcactcaaaatgtatcagtccacgccgctgtctctatggaaccgggcaggaatcaagcatgtctcccctggagctcttggtcaagcctgacacttatcagccaatcaaaaaaaggagGCTACACAAATGCCAATCAGAAAGATAAGATACAACcaatgaagaaataaacattcattagcgaggttATTTTctatggtcggtttgaacaaaacctcaacacgaaacagcttgtctctggacgggacattgtcctcaaccatgaccctaaaaatggctgggcttgagctgagctgttttaaatgttttaaattactAATGATAAAGgtgtccaaaaaggcaacaaccacttacaataaacaacaccagtcataatctctctctctctctctctctctctctctctctctcttaataaatggaaattattcTCTCCATTAATAAATTCTCtccattaataaatggaaattaaacaaatactttgtatttgtttaaattgcggtcagtgatccttaccaaacacaacaactcccccattattttattttattttattttatttatttattttggtggagatgtcacgcttgcctgtcttcaaaacttgagagccctgacaaaacaaagaaacagatGAAGTTATAGCAAAAAAATTTTCACACCCATTTTCCTGCTCATTTACGGATCAAAGTTCATTACATTTCACACTCTTTTGCACTAATTACACTATAAGATTAGATATaactttattcgtcccacagtGGGGAAATTTCTAAGAATATGCTTGTCTTACTCTCAGATCAGGAAATGAAAAACCCTGCTCAgaagcatgtttat includes the following:
- the timm8b gene encoding mitochondrial import inner membrane translocase subunit Tim8 B; translated protein: MADFSSFDRPSMGSPENAEAAELQRLIAVEQQKAQFQAQVHNFTDVCWDKCIDKPSSKLDSRTEACLVSCVERFIDTTLAITNRFTQMVQKGTH